Proteins found in one Cryptococcus neoformans var. grubii H99 chromosome 14, complete sequence genomic segment:
- a CDS encoding monosaccharide transporter encodes MGKITVAPSREEVPSLSALGIKVHPDALTLAYDDRALASSYGANGLKDLFASRMVLLAASAACIGGLLFGFDQGILSICLTMPQFQDQFPETNADVNSSASLNKGIMTALLELGAFLGAFMSGYFSDRYSRKGSLAFGMVWFIVGSVLQSASYSFAQLVVGRFIGGIGIGILSSTAPTYISEIAPPNIRGALLVLEQFSIVLGIVVMYYITYGSRYLPGDGSFRLPFALQMFPCIILGGFLYQLPYSPRWLALRGRDKECLTSLCRLRQLPDTDPRVQAEWITIRAEAIRNREVLVRAHPSMTDQSTKSEFKLELASWVGMFRAGSIRQTMIGILLMFFQQFVGINALIYYAPTLFEQLGLDYELQLTLSGALNIAQLVAVVAAFFFLDKVGRKVFLIVGAIGLTASHAVVAAMIGTYSDNWPAHKGPAWVGVGFIFGVMIFYGIGWGPVPWAMPAEIHASSRRAKGVAITTCSNWLNNFIIGLITPPLISGTKGYGAFIFFAFWSVLAGLWSFFFVPETKGRTLEQMDVVFKSRTAIEDAQARGDILQIVCEEALNATNNPRQVLKMEVQMVENVDEKKSGTPSTISQV; translated from the exons ATGGGTAAAATTACTGTCGCACCAAGCAGGGAGGAAGTGCCCAGTCTCTCTGCTCTGGGTATCAAGGTACACCCGGATGCTCTGACGCTTGCATACGATGACAGGGCCCTGGCCAGCTCTTATGGCGCTAATG GTCTCAAAGATCTTTTCGCCAGCAGGATGGTTTTACTGGCTGCCAGCGCTGCATGCATTGGCGGACTTTTATTCGGATTTGACCAGGGTATCCTGTCCATCTGTTTAACAATGCCCCAGTTCCAAGACCAGTTCCCCGAGACAAATGCAGACGTGAACTCAAGTGCGAGTCTCAATAAGGG TATCATGACAGCATTACTTGAATTGGGTGCCTTTCTGGGAGCCTTCATGTCGGGATACTTTTCGGACAGGTATTCGAGAAAGGGATCGTTAG CTTTTGGTATGGTCTGGTTCATTGTCGGGTC TGTGCTGCAAAGCGCTTCCTATTCATTTGCTCAGCTTGTTGTTGGGCGTTTTATCGGAGGTATCGGTATTGGAATCCTTTCTTCAACTGCTCCCACTTATATCAGCGAGATTGCTCCCCCCAACATCCGAGGTGcgctcctcgtcctcgaaCAATTTTCCATCGTTCTTGGTATTGTGGTCATGTATTACATT ACGTATGGATCTCGATACTTGCCTGGAGATGGTTCGTTCCGACTGCCTTTTGCACTTCAAATGTTCCCTT GTATTATTCTCGGAGGCTTCCTGTACCAACTTCCTTACTCCCCTCGGTGGCTGGCTCTCCGCGGTCGTGATAAAGAATGCTTGACGAGCTTGTGTCGTCTCCGCCAGTTGCCTGATACCGACCCTAGAGTTCAAGCTGAATGGATCACCATTAGGGCAGAGGCCATTCGTAACCGTGAGGTGCTCGTCAGGGCCCATCCAAGTATGACCGACCAGTCGACCAAATCGGAATTCAAGCTAGAGCTCGCGAGTTGGGTCGGCATGTTCAGAGCCGGAAGTATACGACAGACGATGATTGGTATTCTACTCATGTTCTTTCAACAGTTTGTGGGCATCAACGCT CTCATCTACTATGCTCCCACCTTGTTCGAACAACTAGGCCTTGACTACGAGCTTCAACTTACCCTCTCGGGTGCCTTGAATATCGCACAGCTTGTCGCTGTCGTCgctgcctttttctttcttgacAAAGTTGGCCGCAAAGTTTTCCTTATCGTCGGTGCCATCGGCCTTACAGCTTCTCATGCGGTCGTGGCGGCCATGATCG GAACCTATTCTGACAACTGGCCGGCTCACAAGGGTCCTGCTTGGGTGGGTGTTGGATTCATCTTCGGTGTCATGATCTTCTACGGTATCGGTTGGGGTCCCGTCCCTTGGGCAATGC CTGCTGAAATTCACGCCTCCAGTCGCCGCGCCAAGGGCGTCGCCATAACGACCTGCTCCAATTGGTTGAACAATTTTATCATC GGCTTAATCACTCCTCCCCTCATTTCTGGCACCAAAGGATACGGGGCATTCAtattctttgccttctgGTCTGTCTTGGCTGGCCTTtggtccttcttcttcgtacCTGAAACCAA AGGCCGAACCCTGGAGCAGATGGATGTCGTGTTCAAATCTCGAACTGCAATTGAGGATGCCCAAGCAAGGGGCGACATCCTGCAAATTGTCTGCGAAGAGGCTCTCAATGCAACGAACAACCCCAGACAGGTCCTTAAGATGGAGGTCCAGATGGTAGAAAACgtggacgagaagaagagtggtaCCCCAAGTACCATAAGTCAGGTGTAA